Genomic DNA from Dama dama isolate Ldn47 chromosome 26, ASM3311817v1, whole genome shotgun sequence:
GGGAGAACATTTCAAACCTGGTGGAAGCAGTCTCAACTGAGTCACCACAAGTGTCTAAGTCTGTTGTTCTACACTTCAGCAGAGTACAAATCTAGGAACAAAATAATAGGACAATAAGTTTAAAAGCAGTTAAGCCTTAGGAAAGCCAATTGAAACACTCTCTTGATCTAGCAAAAAATGTCTGTGTCCTTTTGTTTATAATGTTTGCTATAATATTGCTTCCTCATTAGACTAATCTGCTTTCTTGCTGAAAACTACTGCaattagcaaaaaaaagaaagacttcagGCCCTAGTGTTTTCTGTGtacatgccaagtcacttcagttgtgtccgactctttgtgaccctatggaccataagcccatcaggctcctctgtccatgggattttccaagcaagaatactggagtggattgctgtaccctcctccaggggatcttcctaacccagggatcaaacctgcatctcttacatctatttctgcaaTTCACTGTAAAAAGATTAAACCACATAAAGAAATAATAGGTCCTTGGTCTATAGCCATGAACAATTATACCTTATTGTTTTCAAGTTAGCCATGCTTTTAGTAATCAAGAGTGTtcaattatctttaaaaagtttAGACACTAGTTTAATTTCTATCTTATCATCCATTTGTAACAATGAAGGAACTTTGAAGAACTCTAGAGAACTCTAGAGTTGATCTAGAGACAATTTGTGAACTGGAAGAATCACATACCCTACACCCGAGCAAGAGCTGAAAGCGCTTTCCTTATCCTACATAGTTACACTATACTACACTATATTACAAAGTTATCTGTGTGAAAATTTAAGTGTATGAATCATCTCACCATGTGGATGCAAAGCCCCCAAAAGGAAGAACCTTCTTCACTTATCTCCATCTATACTGCATCTTCAAAATTTTACTCCAAGCCACCTTCATTCATTGCCTGACTAGAGCAATGGCCCTTAATTGGTCTTCCTCCTTCCACATTTGAAGTTGGAGAGCAAGTGTTTTTGGGCAAGTGTGTCAAGACGGGATGCAAACAACTTTCACATAAAGGTACAGTGAATACATGCTTCTATTTTGTTCCCTTGCAATCCTACTAAAAcaagcattattattattgtggAAGTTGTGAACCCACAAGATTAGGAGAACAGGAGGAGGATAGACTAGAGCACAAGTTTAGAAGTTTGGGTGTTGACACAAAAATGGTGACTGAGGAAGCAACCCACACGCCTATCAACAGACTACTGGATTAaaatgatgtggtacatatatacaaaggagtctttggaagctttgttgctaagttgtgtccaactcttctgcaatcccacggactgtagcctgccggtctcttctgtccatgggatttcccaggcaagaatactggagcgggttgccatacccttctccaggagatcttcccagcccaggtatcGAAACAGAGTCTCCTGAATTAGCATGGGGAAAGCCTAGAATCAACCTGTCTACATTGCagaatgggcttcctggtggttcagatggtaaagagtctgcttacagtgcaggagacccgggttggatccctgggtcaggaagatgctttggagaagggaatagttacccactccagttttcttgcctggataattccatggacagaggagcctggcgggctacaacccatgaggtcacaaggagctggacatgactgggtgactttcatttttgctttcacaCTGCAGAATACTCAAaagattccatccctgggagcACTAGGTACCTCAGTAACTGAGAGTAAGTTGGGGTGCTTAACGAAAGGAAAACTGGTAGGAAGTTGTTAAGGGTGCCTCAATGCTGAGTCCCCAGACACGGATGGGCAACTACCCTTCCCCAGTTCCAATAAAAGATGGAACCTTTATTTCCAGAGAGGGTAAAGCAGACAGTGTTTAGATGGAGACTCTGAAAGACTTAGTAAGGAGAGTTTTTGAATGAGTCATGCTGAATAGTGATACCATGCCCTTCTACCTTGCATTTCCCCAACTTGActgtcttgttgttcagtcacccagtcatttccaactctttgtgaccccatgggctgcagcatgccaggcctctctgtccttcaccatctcccgaagtttgcccaagttcaggtCTGTTgcacttggtgatgccatctagccatcttatcctctgacaccctcttctccttctgccctcaatctttcccagcttcagggacttttacaatgagtcagctgctGACTCTCTACATTCTGTTAAAACAGTGTTTTTCCTTCAGGAATAGGGTTTCCTAATACATTACAGGACAGGAATCCCAGTTAAATCTGAAGTTTATGTAAACTAAAAATACCCAAACCAGTGTTTAATATAAATATGTCCCAACTATTACCTGgacatatttgtttttaatctgtatttATCTGAATTTTGAATTTACTGGGGcaccctgtatttttatttgctaaattaaGCAAACTTATTCAGTAAAGGAATTAGAAGAATTTTGAAATATGGGAAACTGAATCATCCCCAAAGGAAGTCTCTGAAGACACTTGCCTCAGGGATTCTTCTAGTAAAAAGCCCAGCTAGAATATCCCCCCATGAAGCTTAAAGTTGGCAAGTTATCAACCACATGCTCAGAGTTTTCAATCAgtttcagttgaaaaaaaaaacaagaaaagggtCATCATACATGTGAAGAAATTTTctaaattaagaattttaaatttaaaaacctgtCTGGCACCGGTGGCTTAGCTGAAGGATCACTGTCCGGCAATAAAAACAGAGAGCGTCTTGGATTTACTTGGAGCAGTAAGCAACCTCCCAACACTAAGAAGAGACCTATCGCTGATCCCCTCAAGTGGAGTCAAGACTCTGGGGCAGGCAGAGAGGCAGATAAGACtgtgagggaaggagggaaaagagaggaagaattGAAAGAATGCTATCATGTTTTATAATCATTTCTTTAAACTTAAAAGTAGatcacaaataataaaaaataatatatcatttttttattttaaaaagcagcatgGAAATAAAATAccatacatatgtaccacatatatAATGCAATATATGTCAATATGCCATGTAATATATGATAATATTCATGTGGCAATAGATACACTTCtacaacataatttttaaaacttatttccaATCATTGGACTTTTTCTACCTGTGTTCTTGAtagcattttttcccctttcttctagCACCTCAGAGCTCTGAGAAGGAATATTGATTCCTCCCACATTTTcatcctttccttttttgttgctcTTTCTCTTAGGCCTATAAAGATAATCAAGTTTCTTTCATCTattggaaaaacagaaacagcatTACCATGAGTCTCTGTCTAGCTCCTATCTCGTTTCCTTTCTTCCTGAATCAGATATGCTTTTTGAAGAAGAAATATTCACTCATTCTTTGAATATCCCCACTTACCTCTCACTTTTCAACCCACTGTAATCTGTCTTTCACTCTATCATCCTGAGCCCAGGAGATTCcaacaaaattatatattattcatGCAATAATGGTAAACCTATTGCACAATTACACTTCACAGTTTCCTCCTTCTGAGAGTCTCTACTTACCTTACCTTTAATAAGAGTTCTCTTTAAATGCTCCTTTATTTCTCAATCATAATTGCAGGTTCCTattcttctgtttatttcctGCCCAAAcacaggagcttcaaaagattccACCTTTAGCTCactattctttaccattagtcaGCTTTTGCAATTCACTCTTTGTTGTGGGTTTATCACAACTTTTTTCCTGCTGATTTTCAAAACTGTATTTCTAAATCTAATATCTCCCTTAAGTGTCATATTACATTCAATAGCCTACTGGATACAACTGAATGTCCCCAAAGTAATGAAAAGCCCACACATCCAAAGCTGGATTTACCATCTCTCCCACTACCGTCCAATTTGCTCCTCCTCTCTAATCCTGATCCGTCAAAGCATCCCATTCATCCAGCCACTCTTGCCAGAAACCTGGTACATTCTAGACCCTTCATTCTGTTTTCCTGTTCCATCTCAAATCAGCTACTAAGattagttttctaaatatttcttgacTCCATATCCTGATTTTATTCATATGAACATAATCTTGATTGAAGCCCTTGCAGGACTATTTTAATAGTACAACTAGTCATTTTGCCCTATGTTTCATGATCCACAGTGCAACCAAAATGATTTACTCATAAACAGTTGTGACAGCATCATTCCCTTGCTGAACACCTTCTGGCAGAAACCATCAATGATAGAACAAAGTCCATGTCTTAGGAATGACAGGTAAGGTCCTGCAGGGTGTGATCCTGGCTCTATGCTCATTTTCCATCCATCCTCACTTCCTATGCTAACACTTTAGTGACTCAGCTGTTTGTTCATTTCTGTATACCCTGCTTTTTGACACATCCACCCCTTGCTCAGGCTCTTCACCCTATCTTGAATTCCCTCCCACTTTTTTTCTCCTGGATAAAACAGCATAAACTCAAGCATCACGTCTTCAGAAATTTTCCTGGATCTCCAAATTAGACTAAATGTAGCTCTTTATTATTCTTACAGCAAAATGCACCTTCTTTGTTCAATCACACGCCAACCTGTGTTGAAGCTATGGTCATCTATCTTTCTCTGCTACGaaattcctcaagaggcaggtccatGCCTACTCGTCTTCATCTCATTAGTGCTGAATATATATCTGGTATGTGTTTGGCATTCAAGAAATGTCTGCCAAAATGAGCAAACATTGGACTGACATCTAAGATCAAAagttttagcaaataaaaatttaggatacccaaataaagagaaattttaagtAAACAGCTAATTTTCTTAGTATACACATAAACACCAAAGTAGGACATACTCATAATAAAAgtaattcattgtttttttttgaaattcatgTTTAACTGGGTGTCCTGTGTTTTATCCTCTAATTCCCCTGCCATCAAAACAATCATTACCTGTAAGTAATAGGTCCCTTCGACAGTGTGTAGTCCATCAAATGCCCCCAGGGCATAAACTTCATCTGATCTTTTCTCAGACATCTTGTAACTTAGATGACAACAGAGATCTTTCTGGCAAACTGTGTAATTTCCTTCAATTCCTTTGAGCTCCAAGAAGCTGAATTCATCAAAAAAAATGATGCCTGTAAATTCCTGGTTTCCCATTGAGTGGGCTTTCACACCACTGGCATAGGAAGCCCAATTCACCACTGGCGTGGGGTGTGGGTGGGAGTCCAGTTGTGCAAGGAGGAGTTTGCCCTTCTCTGTCTTCATATCATAGTGAAACGCTCGTGGAGAATCAGGTGCATAGATGCCACTCCCTGGAAATGACAAGTTGGAAATGAcacttaaaacagaaaacaaaaaagagttgCATGGGTGTTACAGTTATTCTAAACTCATATGAACATTTAACTTCTTCTAAGCTATATCTTTCATTAATTTCAGCAAAATATGCTGATAAAGTCAGACAGATGAAGTGAAATCCAGTAAAGTATGACACGAAGAAGCCAAGAAGAGAATTTCATGTAAAAAGTagtgaattttgaaaaatagaaagagtgtATATTCAAGTTGAATAAAACTAAACCAGTTTATGAAATAATTTGGGTTGAGATTGATTGTACTGCATGTCACCAGCTAGATATGCAAACATTAACAGCTGGAGAAATTTTGTAAAGGAGTACATGttagctagaaaaaaatatttttttcctttttgattacATCAAAATCTTAAAGGCTACACATTACCTGTCATTTTCTTCAAGGGGTAATGTAGATTGGATGCTAGGAAGTTGACTTTCATGCCCATGGCCCAAGCTGAGTGGAATTCAATAGCTGACAAATGTGGCAAAACATTCATCCAAGCTGTTGGGAAGAGTATGGTGTCCACACGGGATTCTCTCACCAGAGTCACAGCAGGATCATGGAAGAGAATATCAAAGCACGTGAAAATGCCAAACTTTCCAAAGGTGGTGTTGAAAGTCACGACCTCGGGTTCCTTGGGTGCATTGAATTGATCTTCATTCAAGAAAAGGTTTTGCTGCAATAAACAGAAGATGATGGGGGGAAATCTCTTTAAAGAAGTTGGTCCAGATGTCACAGCATCTAAAAAAGCTCAAGCACACATTTATTAAAGTGTGCCAACCTCATCTACGACCACTGTCTCCCTTGGGAAAGAACGTTAGAGAATCAGAGATGATTATGCTGATAGGAACCTTTGGCTCAGGTTCCACATTCGATAGATATAT
This window encodes:
- the VNN1 gene encoding pantetheinase isoform X3, with translation MKWKSLSRVRLCDTTGCSLPGSSVHGILLARVLEFGRTPVQQRLSCLAKDNSIYVVANIGDKKSCNASDPQCPPDGRYQYNTDVVFDSKGKLVARYHKQNLFLNEDQFNAPKEPEVVTFNTTFGKFGIFTCFDILFHDPAVTLVRESRVDTILFPTAWMNVLPHLSAIEFHSAWAMGMKVNFLASNLHYPLKKMTGSGIYAPDSPRAFHYDMKTEKGKLLLAQLDSHPHPTPVVNWASYASGVKAHSMGNQEFTGIIFFDEFSFLELKGIEGNYTVCQKDLCCHLSYKMSEKRSDEVYALGAFDGLHTVEGTYYLQICTLLKCRTTDLDTCGDSVETASTRFEMFSLSGTFGTQYVFPEVLLSEIQLAPGEFQVSSDGRLFSLKPTSGPVLTVTLFGRLYEKDSAPNALSDLTTQALRLNPKTEAWKSK